Part of the Toxotes jaculatrix isolate fToxJac2 chromosome 8, fToxJac2.pri, whole genome shotgun sequence genome is shown below.
tgcagtaaaaaaaaaaaagaaaaaaaaagaaaagaaaggaagactAAAATctttgctttaaaaacacattaaattttCAACATTCGTCgtcaacaacatgaaaacacatttgaatgCGGGGTGTATGGAGCTAACACACGGCTGAAAGTCCCCAATCGGGCctctgcaaaagaaaatgatCCCCAGACCTTCTGTCGTCTTTGGTTTTAAATAGAGTGATCCCATGTATCCAGCATTGGACTCCAGATTTGTCCCGTCAGAATGTGATAAGTAGATTCAGCAGTCACCTGTAGATTAGATAAGGCATTGAATTATCACTAAactctgcagaaaacaacacacttTCAGATTGTTGCACTGGTAGGTTGCGTTAGGCCACAGCTCAGCCGTAGTAAAcattgtgtgtattgtgttactttatttatttatttttccacagtttCAGTCTCTAAGGATCATGCAGTTCTCTTGACAAAGCGAGCGTACCATTTTGGGCACAATTTCTCCAGGTGCTAGTGAGATGTTGACATGGACCAAGCGCCCTCCATCCTCCATACAGAGAAGGCGTAGCTCAGCCTCTCATGAGCCACATAACTACAACTTGACATTTTGGAGTCCAGCTCGTCGCTCTGCAGCACCTGGCAGAGGAAGTCGATGTATCTGGCTGCGAGTTTTAGGGTCTGTATTTTGCTGAGTTTGTCCGAGGGCAAAGTGGGGATAATTTTCCGCAAAGCTGCGAACGCTTCGTTGAGAGACTGGGTCCTCTGTCGCTCCCGGACGTTGGCCATGACCCGCTGCGACTGGAGCTCCTCGAAAGACtgggggctgctgctgctggacttcTTCCCCCTTTTCCCAGGGGTCGGGCTATCTGAGTCCTCCCCGTTTTTCCTGCTcggtctcctcttcctcccacatCTCTTCGGTTGTCTTTCCAGCTCCCCCTCGCTGTTGCTCAGGCTGTCCACAGGAGAGGCAGGGGAGCTGCTCGACTCTTCCCCCATATTTTCCTCAGACATCTCCACTTGGGTAGATGGCGGCCAGAAAGTGTGCCAAAAAAATTATTTCCCTCTCATGAAGTCAAAGGAGTAGTCCACTTGTAGACTGTCTGTGCGGCTTTGAAGACACCAAAGTATCCATAGATGGGTTCTTGGGAGGACAAGTCTTTTCTGATACTTGTGAAACTTAGGCAGTTCTTATAGGCTGCATGGCGTAAACTTTTTTGGGGAGGGACAGGATTGGCTAAGAAGATGAATTACGCGAGGCGAGGGGTGGGAGCATCCACGGAACTATCAGAAACGCTCTTAATACAAAGTCAGAGCTGGAAAAGATAACCGAGTAACACTGCTATTTCACAACATTATACTACTATCACAAAAATATAGATGTAATATTAATCACTATGACTCCAATAATAATTCTCATCAGACTAAATAATCTTGTGTTTAGGTTCGCAAAAGGAAGGAGAAATCGAAAAATAAATGACCTAGAACTGTgcatttactaaaaaaaaaaaaaaaaaaaacatctaaaaaacagcgaaataaaatctaaatcaaCATATTGTGACAACCTTGCTTTTTCTGCTGGTCTGAGCGCAGCTAATGAGTATTTTTATCACTGCACCCTTTCATCGGCATCCAAATAAAATAACTACTGTTTCCTTACATCACTGctgctttatatatatatatatatatatatatatatatatatatatatatatatatatatatatatatatatatatatatatatatatatatattaaatctCCAGTAATTGCATGAGCTGACACTTTTTTTAAGGCTAGTATTATGCAACCTTGGCACATCTCTGCAGACCTAACCCACATGGATTTGGGATTTATGTTTCCATCTAGTCTTACTTAAACCAAGTCAGATCAAAGGACTTTCATATAGGCAACATATGATCCCAATCTTACATTTTTGACATGCAGCCAGTACTGCAAAGTTTCAAACTTTTCCTTGGAGGAGTACTGCATGCTCTCATTATATCCCCCACAAGAGGGCATGTTTTTTTGTATACTGTAACATACCACAAAATATATGTAAACCTGTTGGAAAATAAAGTTGGAGTTTCTTTGTTCATCCATAAAACAATGGAAGAAGTGATTATTCCCTGTAGGTTCCAGTTGGGGATGAGaagagagcagctctgtgtaTAAGGTCCTCTGGTATTTACTAGGTTGGTGATACAATATCCATCTTGTTTAGTGGAGGATTACTTTGTTTAGGTTGAGATGGCTGTGGTCCACAGGAGCAGCATCTGGTTCAGGAAACAGGGGGGCAgtgagggtcagaggtcacaacACCAGCGAACATCCATTTACATCTTCGTGGAGGCCTGAGAGTGAAGTATTGTTCCAGGGGAAACACAGGCTTGTTTAAGTGAGACttatgctgtttctttttttttttttttttaaatcaaacagttAACAACTAAAGAGATGGTCACATTTCTTACATGTTGTTTTCTGGCTAAAAATGCATGCTCATTCACTTGTTTAAGTCTTCTACAAAGTAAATGTGAACTTTTATAAAGTAATGCTTGGTAATGATgatactgaatgaaaaaaaaaaacatgagaaagaTCAGCTCTTCAAGGTGAGTGTACCTGTCTAATGGccctgtccatggtgctgatctCAGCACATGCCACCCTAGTCTTCATTGTTTTCCCTGCTGTATCTCATAATAAAAGAAGCAGAAGGTGGCAGATTTTGCTTTAAAATTGATTTCTAATCCTGAATATGTTATATATTTCATTCATAGTGTAAAGAAAGTCTTAACGTTTCACAATAATGTGTCGTTTCAAAAGCGTTTCAAGTATTTTTGGCTTGAATTTTGCCTTTACGGAGGTGAAAAGTatctaaatacatttactcaagtactgcacTTCAGTGCAATGTTGTGGTACTTGTAGTTTACGTGAGTATTTCCTTCTTGTGCTTTTTGATGCTTCTACCCCATgtcatttcagaggaaaatgtttttactcTACTCCATTTAACAGCTGTAGTTACTAGTAACTTTACACATTGCAATTTTATATTAATAGTTGTATTAATAGCTGCTGTATTAatactttcacttgagtaaacgATGTGTGAGACGTGTAACAAATATCTGTTGTTTGTAAGCTTCCTTTtacttgttttgttattttatatttttccttttcttcccttgttgttttattgaaTGTGATGGAATCTCAgatctttctctccttcagaGATCAATTGAACTGTTCCCATTCTGGCCAGATTTGAACCAGGGATGTTGCAATAACACGATCAGTACCTCAGACCCTTGGTCCATGAGGACACGCCAtcattccattttgtttttaaccaatAATGCAAAAGCTAGTATTTACACCCACtccacatttacatttcttggCAGATTTCTCTGTGGAGTTCAGCACTTTGCTGCTgaagtgtctctgagaaaacacagctgCCTCTCTCAAATATGATGTCACCACAGGACAACTTCTCCGGTGTTGATCTTTAATAAAGACAAAACCttcatcagtcagtgaaagacTCTCAGGGCCTGACAATTACACGACTGTGAAGAGGAGATAAACGGCGCtgattgtttttcagtgtgatttACTGTATGATGCTGTCCGCTCGGCCCGGAGCAGTGGCACATAACGGATGAAGGATGCCTTTGTCCTTATCAATGAGCAGTGAGTGGGTGTTATGATAAAGTCAAGTGTATATTACTGACTCATGCAACTTGACACACCAGTCATGAATGACCCCAAAGCGTCATTAACCACCCCTCCCTGAGGTCACATCAAGGCAGACACTGCTCAGGCTCTCACTCACTAAGTCCTGAGCCAGAGCCAGATCCACAGAGACCTGTCTATTTTCTCTGCTCCGGCCTTGGAAGGCAGTGTTTCTCTATCAGCCTACTCATATCTATTGAAATAACAAACCACAGTCCTCCACATGTACGAGGCTCCCACAATTGACAGTGATATTCATGTTCACTCCATTAAAGTTAAACCGCAATGAGTCCAATGCCAGCTTGCCAAGATGGATCGACTGCACGGGATGAGAAAAGACAGGAGTGCGTTCTTCAAAGAGCAGTCCCAGATAGCCTCTAATCAACCCTCGGGACTAACGAGGTCAAGCAGCAGGGTTGGATGACAGGATTTTTCCTCAGCAATAGCTTCAAAATGTCCCATTATGTAGAGAAATCCAGACATCATAtcaggttttcctttttcttttttttcctgataacAACAGTCCAGTGGTGGCGAGAGAGGATTTGGGGTGTTGAATTGAGAGGTGAGGATGAAAACAGCCCTTTATAAGCTGTCTGGACGCATAGGAGCCAGGACCCCTGAAGTTAGCTGTAAAAAGAAAGCCTTTGAAAGCCGCATGCTTTGATGTTGCAGGTTCTAATCGTGGTTCAAGTCGGTATTTCTGTAGCAAAGCACAATTTAACTTTGTGTGAGGAAAATGCAGCGAAGCCTGCTCGTTCCTAGAGTTTTACCTCATGAAAAGTGATCATTTCCTTGGTAGAATTGGCTGATTTTGTGCAAGAGGTGCAAATGAGtatctgggtgtgtgtgtaacatgtgCACTGATAAATCTGTTCATGTCATCCTGATTATTGTGGGATATCAGACAGCTTTACCACACAATGACACCCTATTAGCCACTAAGAACCAACAAACCTCCAGTATGTTTTCACAGCTTGGAAGCTCAGGGTGCTGTGGGGTCTGTGGAAGAACTGGCATCCCAGCAGTATaatctctgtttaaaaaacacagacacacacacacacacacacacacacacacacacacacacacacacacacacacaaaacaaacacagggctTCCTCCAAGGCTTTGAGAAAGAGTTTCACTGGTCTAACTTTactcagaaaacaacaacacaacataaactatgcagtgaggaaaaacaaaagtgttgAGAATCATTGATTTCTACATTTAACCCttgtagattttctttttctctggcaATGAAGGCCATAAGATGAACATCAAAACTAAAACGTAAACCTCAGTATCACTGAGCCGTGCCTTCTGCTGTCCATAAAGCACGCTGCCACCcagcagaccacacacacattcacccagGCTGCTGCAGCATGGACACCAGTGCAATGACCCGTGCAATGAAAATATCTGTTCTCAGAGTTACAGTAGCTTTACCATAGTCTGGCCAGACTATAAGAGCTTGACAGGTGCTACTGTGAGTTTAGAGagtactgtgtctgtgtgtgcacatcctTCACTGAGGTTTTGACTGAATCTGGTTCTGAAAGTTGTTGATTCCTCTTTGTTATCATCTAGATGTTCGTGGTGCTGTGCTTGTATTATTGCACACAAGTGCACAGAAAATGGATAGCAAACAAATATATAGaatagatttatttttgtaaaaaatcaattatcattattatttcatataaGACATTGTACTTCAGGAAACAATATGAACccgcccaccccccccccaccccccccccccccccaaaaaaaaaacaactttcagGTAGTGGTATCTGTgaagatagttttggttttatgcgCTGAATTTTGAAGTATCTGTTACAGTGATTTCCTTCACCACCCTAGTACaatggaattttgtttgtgttgctcctAACATTGAAAAATAACATTCATAAAACTCGTAACGTGTTTTTCCAGAGACAATACTCCAGGTACTCTTGATAATCCACAGATCTCGCTGTCAACAGTTTTAGTTGAAATTATTGTTGGATGATGAAATTGTCCCGGTGAAATGTAGAAGAAAGTATACAGCAGGCTACAAATCTTACACTGTTCATCTGTCATGGACGTGAGTGGCCTCAAATAAAAGCCGAAAGTCACTTTAACCTCAGCGTTACTGCTTTTCAGTTTCAGGTCAAATGTGCTGGAGAATGGAGCCAACACCACAAAAAATGTGTCACTTTCCTACTTTATGACTGAGCTGTACTGAAGATATACTGACTCTTTATCTGAATATGTGTTGTAGTGTAATAGTATAAAAACCACGATAATATGTCATGTATACAAATAAGCATTGTGAGACAACTTGTAATGCAAAATATAGCAGCAGTCTTGTTGGTGCTCTAAGAACTATTTGTTCTTgcaaaacagtaacagtaaatgAAGGCATCTGTGGAATGGACAGAGTATTTTCATAAGATTACACTAACATCTAAAAGTGCTTTGTGGGTGCATGCTGGAtaacaatcacaaacacagggaaaaagaaataattctCATGCACTGCTGTCATTTCCCCACAAGCTAgtgcttttattgtttcataTATTGAACATAACTGACAAGGCGTCTTGGCAAAAAACCACCTTTGGCTGGAATGTCATCAGTCATGCTcacaatatgaaataataaaaaaagaactaaCTGTTGCAAATGTAaccacagtgtctttttttatctttatctatGGCTTAAAGCCCAGCAAAATAACCCTGGCAGAGGTGGAAAGCTGCGTACCATGGCACGCCACATCGACTTATGTAAGTGATGAGCATAACGTCAGTAGTCCAGTGTGGTTCTTCGCTCTAACCACAAGTGCTGCGAGGAGTCCCACTACAGTCCCTGTTAATAAGGGCTCTGTGAGGAGAGGGGAGGTCAAACAGAGTGCTCCAGCTGCACTTGAGGATGAATAGCGTACAGGGGGGATGATGGGCAGAGGTGTGGAGGCGGGGTGCGGGGACCTGGGGAGTGATCAGGACAGAGGAGGGTCCCCCGTCCTTCgccaaaaacaacagaagacgAGTGTGGAGGATCACATCAGCTgcttatctatctatctacctatctatctatctatcttagatagatagatagataggtagatagatagatagatagaattTTGCCATTCCTCACCCCCCTTTTTCAATCTACCTAGGTACTTTTCAACCCAACAAGCATGTGTAATAAATTCAAAGACACTCAAACAACCTTTGCAGGCAGTCGTCTCTGAATTATGCGAGGTAGTAACTACACTAACTCTCCTCTGAACCACAGCTGTGTTCCCATCTCCCCCAGATTTCTGCTCACCTCTGCTCCTCCCAGAGTGTCAGTTAGAAgcgacctcctcctcctccttcagtcaGACCAATCTGTCAGGACACAATAGGCTACCTCTCCAGCTATGTTGTTTTTGGAATGGGAACCCCTCAGCCCTGCTTGTTCTTCCTCTTGGTTGACAGAAATTAGCCAAGAAGACACTCTTCTTTGACGGATTTATCTCCCCTCCCCGATCTCAGCTGACTGTagatttagcttttttttttttcctctctctctctatctcaggGTTGTTTACTTTTGCTCATCAATGTGGAAGTTGTGTGATTGTGACCACCCAGCTCTTTTCAAGATGAAAAATCATTCAGCCTGATTATCGCCATCAGGCATGTCCATTTAGAAGAGCgaaggcatttaaaaaaagttgcTGGAGAGACTATAATTGCTGTATATTTcaagtctttttcttttattctcacAAACATACGGATTGTTTCACATCACTCTCTACGGGGATGACCTACAGAGCTGTCAAGACAGAGTGAAGGTGGATTGTCTGAGCTCAGGAGCTCAGGTCTGTCAAAGACATTACTTGCCTTTGTGAAGTGTAGACACCTGCAGCTTATGGCTGTTCTCACCATCTGCTGGAAATTCTTAAAGTAACAGCTGGTGAAAGGAATGGCTATTTACTATAAGAACAAGCTGCAGTGGTTTCAGTGGAAACTACTATATGTCTGTTACGTTACAGTGGTGGAAGGTAAAAGTACAATAGTGAGGTATGAATCCACCTCATTTCAGAGGGAATTATTTGTGGTGTTTGGTGTCTGACAATGAGTTGTCAGCAGTTCCGCCAAAAGTGACTTCCCCCTCTGAACTCCTCAGTTGGTTTCAATTAAATATCTGTTTGAGGTCCAAAAGGTAAAATTTTCCAAAATTctacaacaaagacaaaaattagAGAAAAGTCCTAAAAAATACAGATTTGTGTTACATATTGTTATCTTTCCTCTTCAAATGATCATGTCAGTACCACTCAGCTTTGTCATGTGACCCTTTAAAAGGGTCCAACCCCCAGTTTGGGAACTACTGCATTAACCTACCTTGCTGTatataaaaattatatattatagatttattttttttccactatgGCCAGCTActgcagtaaaatgctgctgatgcatcagtgttgaCAATCTGATAATTTGATTGACTTTGAATtcatttaaatactttttaGTACTTGAATGAGTTTGAGTGCATGCCTTCTACTtgtaatgtatttttatgttgttgtattagcacttttactcaagtaaaggatctgaatactcaTTCCACCACTGGTGTTCTAAAAGTATTCAGAGTAATGTAAACAGAGGCCAATGGTTTATCATGATTGttacatgtttaaaaatgcCTGAGAGTTGAAGGTGAAATGCAGCCTCTTGTTAGAGCTTTTGCTTTaggaaaaatacagtttttaaagaagagaaaataatgaaaagagagagaaaacagtggaCATTATCACTATATTGTGCTGCAATCCTTAACATTCCCATGTCTCATTCCCAGTCCTCCTCCATCTGGTTTTTAGATTGCTGTTGAACTGGGAGTGTCACAGTTGGTACATCAGACCCGTCAGCAGACACACTCTTTGCACCTCCCCCACACCACCATGGTACACCTGACTAAACTTTTTGCCGCAAGATAGGATGTGATCAcatcaacaaaaataaacacatctaCTAACATAAGCGGAACTGGAGAGAGACTTTGCCATCATTCCACTGAAGGCAAAGTCATCTCAGTAAATCAGGGGCTTTGTTGTGGTCTGAGGTGCAGATGCAGATGTTTATCAAAAAATACTGGGTTTATTTGTGTCTTCTAATTTTCCTTTATCACAGTGTTCTGCCATGACGAAACTCAGTTTCTGTAGGGTTGGTTGATGGAAAAAGTGAGAGTGTGAGCAAAGTGAGGTGTCCAAGGATGTGGATGATGGTGATTACTCACAAAGCCGCTCCGTACGCTGCCAAACACTtcaggttgtttttttccctgtgagTCATTTGGTAACAGAGCTTCCTCTTTCCCAGCGGTGGTCATAGGAAGAGGCTCCAAGCAGGCTGTTAGTCAGAAGAAAGGCATTGAACTCTGGACAAAAATCGACACCTTGTAACATACACCGCAAACATTTTCAGCTAAAACTGGAAACATACAAACCATTACAGGTTTACACTCTACAACAATTCCTCCATTTTTGTGATATGGATTAGCAGACAGGAAGAAATGTAACCTCCAATATTCAGTTTAGATCTCtgattttgatgttttaaaacaGACTTTGTTGTCGGCCATATTATGCATTTGTATGTGTTACATGCAAATAAGAGTTCaccattttaaaaaactgtttcaaGGAAAAAAGGCAGCTTATATATTGTAACTTTCAGACCTAAATCAAGTTAATACAGCTTCAGTTTTGCTGTAGGTGTGCTGTCatgtttgctttcattttctcaatACACATGAAGTCCAACCTTAGTGCAGGTTGCTGTGGTCTCAGCATTTAATCCTTTAGTGAGTGACTAAAACACCAGTGATAAATGAAGTGCAGCCATAGAAACAGTAAacctgtgttctttttttttctgactcttCTAATTGCTGAACTTTCTCTGCTTTCACATCATCTATTACCAAATTATTAGTGTCCAATCTCAAGAGGGTGGAAGGTGGAGgatggtgggggtggtgggctAGGAGACGCCACCACTACCTTTGCAGCATGCATAAATCACCAAGCTAATAAATTGAAAGCTAAATGACTTCTTGCCCTTAACATATATCATGGAGGCAAACCAAATGAAGCCTTATATACCCTAGAGGACAGAGGAATGCTTCTGTTCATAACAGTGATTTGTGGATGGCTCCCAGGGCTGCTGGCTTCGGAAATCAGAGTGGACTCTGTTTGGACTCTGAGCATGATTTCTTATAGGAGAATGGTTGGGTATGTTAGACGTCTATCAGCATGCTGAAATTTGTTCattaggaaagaaaaaaaaaaaacaaacttaaaatgACCCAAAATGCTTGTAGTTCGATTGTAATGTTTACAATGTAAATGTCTCTTTAAGACGGTGGAGATTTGAAACAATAGGTAAATAAGGTTCACACTTTATTGTTTACGCtttatttttgttctctgtGATTTGTTTACGGTGCTGTTCAGGAAAATCATTATCTCTGTTATTGTTGCATGAAGTAATTTCCTTGACAGATGGACAACACGATGAGACTATATTATGTTATCATTTATTCACTGAATAGGTGTTGTTTGGTAATAACACATCAGAGTTgacacaaatgaacaaatatgGATGAGCACTGAAACCAACCCAACATCAATACAATGGCGCCACCCACTGGATTAAAAGCATCACGTTCTGTGTTGCTTGGAGGTGGTTTCTATTTTTGgtccacagtgaaaacacaatatATCTCATTAGAGATGAAACTTCTGggtcaaaacacaaaatgtgctttagaattgtgtcagtgtgtgatgaaTGTGTGCAATCTTGGTGATATGAAGCTCAGCATTTGTAGCAACAGATCACAAATCACTGAACTCGCTCATTTTAGTGTTCCTGGGAAAAGATGTAAGCCATTttaggagaaagagaagagtaAAAAGCACAACTGTAATGTGAAAGTTGGTCAACATTTTCTCAGTTAGTGCATCATCCaaatttcagtgaaaaaaaaaatgcacggGCGGACAAAGTTTTTCTTGGCTGTTTCCTGGGATAAGAGTCAAATGAAACAgtaatttcagcatttttttttccctcttaaaGAAAAATCCTGACAGAAAAATCCTGTCAAACCCTCCTTAATTCCACCTGGATCACCAcagcagactgagcagctgagaTGAGATGAGCTTTGTTTGTGAGGTCTCACCCTGTCCATCGTTCTGATGAAGAATAGGATCTGTAGTCTTGAAATGGAGTCTATATAGGGGGTATTTACCTTGAATGAAGAGGCCAAGAAACCAGGAAACACACATGAAGCCTGCTATGCAAATTATCTCTGTACATTGCAGCACAAACCTCAGCATTTTG
Proteins encoded:
- the twist1b gene encoding twist-related protein 1b — encoded protein: MSEENMGEESSSSPASPVDSLSNSEGELERQPKRCGRKRRPSRKNGEDSDSPTPGKRGKKSSSSSPQSFEELQSQRVMANVRERQRTQSLNEAFAALRKIIPTLPSDKLSKIQTLKLAARYIDFLCQVLQSDELDSKMSSCSYVAHERLSYAFSVWRMEGAWSMSTSH